Proteins encoded by one window of Streptomyces sp. NBC_01571:
- a CDS encoding 2OG-Fe(II) oxygenase codes for MGHGARRQLAELLGDAQRRGDFSTCIEMSARALRIEVEGVGELPLPLRAPVTRKLIAQARQASFGRGEQTLSDTSVRDTWEITPDRITLGGTDWDRTLDGVLDGVRTALGLPPTTVLRAEPHALLVYGKGQFFLPHQDSEKDDSMVGTLVVSLPSHHTGGELVVSHAGRSVVHQASREKLTFAAFYADCLHEVKPVKSGYRVTLTMNLLAERVRPAGEDDGDSVADLAHCLTEHFTEPAEERYAYGRQKAAPPNRLVYLLDHEYTQRGLDWDRLKGADATRTTLLRHAAAQTDCEAVLALAEVKETWDAHAPYDRHDYYGEVEHYDDCDDEECEGECLLDPDGEPGAERSRSGDFSNYELNELIDDEITLSWWTRPHGTGGEQINLPVAYAEVCATTENKDLTPYQSEYEGYMGNYGNTLDRWYRRAAVVLWPRQRSFTARAEAGSEGALRELQGHLDAGDLDRARTLARSLAPFWKHHGSGEAAAALFAAALPVAVGLREADTAAMLLAPFGVETLGELHAPGLAAAAARYGRTWARGAVSSWFGTVGAYTGADRAAWLESLPGLCTALQAADGDGDAMASPLAEGAWQAVEQQLTSWLGIGRETERRTGMERLGASLARVLQAAGPETADTIAATLRGLPDTALECLLPALRTAAHHPVTIRDGAPSARAFQTLAEHCEDRLTAALTRPARAADDWSLTPAGTCRTGCGLCPDLDAFLTSSTRHVMEWPLAKDGRRHLHSRIDQAGLPVSHTTRRQGRPYVLVLTKTKAVFTREQVARTRAETDLAWLRDK; via the coding sequence ATGGGACACGGAGCGCGGAGGCAGCTGGCGGAGCTGCTCGGTGACGCACAGCGGCGCGGGGATTTCAGCACCTGCATCGAGATGTCGGCCCGAGCGTTGCGCATCGAGGTCGAGGGGGTGGGGGAACTGCCGCTGCCGCTGCGTGCTCCGGTCACCAGGAAACTGATCGCGCAGGCCCGTCAGGCATCCTTCGGCCGGGGCGAGCAGACCCTGTCCGACACCAGCGTCCGCGACACTTGGGAGATCACCCCGGACCGCATCACGCTCGGTGGGACTGACTGGGACCGCACCCTGGACGGCGTTCTCGACGGTGTCCGCACCGCGCTCGGTCTGCCGCCCACTACCGTCCTACGTGCCGAGCCGCACGCACTGCTCGTCTACGGCAAGGGCCAGTTCTTCCTGCCGCACCAGGACTCCGAGAAGGACGACTCCATGGTGGGCACCCTGGTCGTCTCGCTGCCCTCGCACCACACCGGCGGCGAACTCGTCGTCTCGCACGCCGGCCGCAGCGTCGTCCACCAGGCGTCCCGGGAGAAGCTGACCTTCGCCGCCTTCTACGCGGACTGCCTGCACGAGGTGAAGCCCGTCAAGTCCGGTTACCGCGTCACCCTCACCATGAACCTCCTCGCTGAACGCGTCCGCCCTGCCGGCGAGGACGACGGGGACTCGGTCGCCGACCTGGCCCACTGCCTGACCGAACACTTCACCGAGCCGGCCGAAGAGCGCTACGCCTACGGCCGCCAGAAGGCCGCGCCTCCGAACCGCCTCGTGTACCTCCTCGACCACGAGTACACCCAGCGCGGCCTGGACTGGGACCGCCTCAAGGGAGCCGACGCCACCCGCACCACCCTGCTCCGCCACGCCGCCGCACAGACGGACTGCGAAGCGGTCCTCGCGTTGGCCGAGGTGAAGGAGACCTGGGACGCGCACGCGCCGTACGACCGCCACGACTACTACGGCGAGGTCGAGCACTACGACGACTGCGACGACGAGGAGTGCGAGGGTGAATGCCTCCTGGACCCCGACGGGGAACCCGGCGCCGAGCGCAGCCGCAGCGGCGACTTCTCCAACTACGAACTCAACGAACTGATCGACGACGAGATCACACTGAGCTGGTGGACCCGCCCGCACGGCACCGGCGGCGAGCAGATCAACCTGCCCGTCGCGTACGCCGAAGTGTGCGCCACCACCGAGAACAAAGACCTGACGCCCTACCAGTCCGAGTACGAGGGCTACATGGGCAACTACGGCAACACCCTCGACCGCTGGTACCGGCGGGCCGCCGTGGTCCTGTGGCCCCGGCAGCGCTCGTTCACGGCCCGCGCCGAGGCCGGCTCCGAGGGCGCACTGCGGGAACTTCAGGGCCACCTGGATGCCGGAGACCTCGACCGGGCGCGCACGCTCGCCCGGTCACTCGCCCCGTTCTGGAAGCACCACGGTTCGGGCGAGGCGGCCGCGGCGCTCTTCGCCGCAGCCCTGCCCGTCGCGGTGGGACTGCGGGAAGCAGACACTGCCGCGATGCTCCTCGCGCCCTTCGGGGTGGAGACCCTGGGCGAGCTGCACGCCCCAGGTCTCGCGGCAGCGGCCGCCCGGTACGGAAGGACGTGGGCCCGCGGGGCCGTCAGCAGCTGGTTCGGCACGGTTGGCGCGTACACCGGGGCCGACCGCGCGGCCTGGCTCGAATCACTGCCCGGCCTGTGCACCGCGCTGCAGGCTGCCGACGGCGATGGGGACGCGATGGCCTCGCCGCTGGCCGAAGGCGCCTGGCAAGCAGTCGAGCAGCAGCTCACCAGCTGGCTCGGCATCGGCCGCGAGACGGAGCGCCGCACAGGAATGGAGCGGCTCGGCGCATCACTGGCCCGCGTCCTGCAGGCGGCAGGACCCGAGACCGCCGACACCATCGCCGCCACGCTGCGCGGCCTGCCGGACACCGCCCTGGAATGCCTGCTCCCCGCCCTGCGCACCGCGGCCCACCACCCGGTGACCATACGTGACGGCGCACCCTCAGCCCGCGCCTTCCAGACCCTCGCCGAGCACTGTGAGGACCGGCTCACCGCGGCCCTCACCCGCCCCGCACGCGCGGCCGACGACTGGTCCCTCACCCCGGCCGGGACATGCCGCACTGGCTGCGGACTCTGCCCCGACTTGGACGCCTTCCTCACCTCCAGCACCCGCCACGTCATGGAATGGCCGCTCGCGAAAGACGGACGCCGCCACCTCCACAGCCGCATCGACCAGGCCGGCCTGCCTGTCTCCCACACCACCCGGCGCCAGGGACGCCCCTACGTCCTGGTCCTGACCAAGACGAAAGCCGTCTTCACCCGCGAACAGGTGGCCCGCACCCGCGCCGAGACCGACCTGGCGTGGCTGCGGGACAAATGA
- a CDS encoding AIM24 family protein has translation MKGSLFSGEHMVQPVMEAGMSVENAKCIKHAVYGEMFARQGAMVAYRGSLKFERKGQGVGGMLKRAVTGEGLPLMVVRGQGEAWFAHEAQNCFIVEVETGDEFTVNGRNVLCFDASLSYRVAMVKGAGMAGGGLFNSVFTGQGRLGLMCEGNPLVIPVSAQYPVFVDTDAVVGWTAALRTSLHRSQSIGSMLRGGSGEVVQLMLQGEGCVVVRPSEVTPEKEQRR, from the coding sequence ATGAAAGGTTCTCTTTTCTCCGGTGAACATATGGTTCAACCGGTTATGGAAGCGGGCATGAGTGTCGAGAACGCCAAGTGTATTAAGCATGCGGTGTATGGCGAGATGTTTGCCCGCCAGGGCGCGATGGTCGCTTATCGCGGCAGCCTCAAGTTCGAGCGCAAGGGCCAGGGTGTGGGAGGGATGCTCAAGCGCGCGGTGACGGGTGAGGGGTTGCCACTGATGGTGGTGCGGGGGCAGGGCGAGGCGTGGTTCGCGCACGAGGCGCAGAATTGCTTCATCGTCGAGGTCGAGACTGGTGACGAGTTCACGGTCAACGGTCGTAACGTGCTGTGTTTCGACGCCTCGCTGTCGTACCGGGTTGCGATGGTGAAGGGCGCGGGCATGGCCGGCGGTGGGTTGTTCAACAGTGTTTTCACGGGGCAGGGCAGGCTGGGGCTGATGTGTGAAGGGAACCCCCTCGTCATACCTGTGTCGGCTCAGTACCCGGTGTTCGTCGACACGGACGCGGTGGTCGGTTGGACGGCAGCGTTACGGACCTCGTTGCACCGTTCGCAGTCCATCGGGTCGATGTTGAGGGGCGGTTCCGGCGAGGTCGTGCAGTTGATGTTACAAGGTGAGGGGTGCGTTGTCGTACGGCCGAGCGAGGTGACACCGGAGAAGGAACAGCGGCGTTGA
- a CDS encoding IS110 family transposase, whose amino-acid sequence MAEAEDIEEIEQAVELVERVAAIDIAKASGMVCVRLPHEDRPGFRTQRVFNTIATSGAILDLADHLICQGVTRVVMEATSTYWKPYFFLLESRGLECWLVNARDVKNVPGRPKTDRLDAVWLAKLAERGMLRASFVPPKPVRELRDLTRARAVMTHERTRHKQRTEKLLEDAQIKLSTVIADIFGVSGRAMLEALIAGERSPKALADLAHGTIKASHTTLAEALTGRFEEHHAFMCRMLLDTVDYLTVQIDKLTARITIRLAELSTTEDDEGPGQGTLMPITDVERLDEIPGVGPSTAQVILAETGLDMTVFPTAGHLVSWAKLSPRTIQSGGKNTSGPTGKGNPWLRGALG is encoded by the coding sequence ATGGCTGAGGCCGAAGACATCGAGGAGATCGAGCAGGCGGTCGAGCTTGTGGAGCGGGTCGCGGCGATCGACATCGCCAAGGCGTCCGGGATGGTGTGCGTGCGCCTGCCGCACGAGGACAGGCCGGGCTTTCGGACCCAGCGCGTCTTCAACACCATCGCGACCAGCGGCGCGATCCTGGACCTGGCCGACCACCTCATCTGCCAGGGCGTCACCCGCGTGGTCATGGAAGCCACATCGACCTACTGGAAGCCGTACTTCTTCCTGTTGGAGTCGCGTGGCCTGGAGTGCTGGCTGGTCAACGCCCGCGACGTCAAGAACGTCCCAGGCCGGCCGAAGACCGACCGCCTGGACGCGGTCTGGCTGGCGAAGCTGGCCGAGCGCGGCATGCTCCGGGCCTCGTTCGTGCCCCCGAAGCCGGTCCGTGAACTGCGCGACCTCACCCGGGCGCGTGCGGTGATGACCCACGAGCGCACCCGCCACAAGCAGCGAACCGAGAAGCTCCTCGAAGACGCCCAGATCAAGCTGTCCACCGTGATCGCCGACATCTTCGGGGTCTCGGGGCGCGCGATGCTGGAGGCCCTGATCGCGGGCGAGCGCAGCCCCAAGGCCCTCGCGGACCTGGCCCACGGCACGATCAAGGCCAGTCACACCACCCTCGCCGAAGCCCTGACCGGGCGTTTCGAGGAGCACCACGCGTTCATGTGCCGGATGCTGCTGGACACCGTCGATTACCTCACCGTGCAGATCGACAAGCTCACCGCCCGGATCACCATCCGCCTGGCCGAACTGTCCACCACCGAGGACGACGAAGGCCCGGGTCAGGGCACGCTGATGCCGATCACCGACGTGGAACGACTCGACGAGATCCCCGGCGTCGGCCCCAGCACCGCTCAGGTGATCCTCGCCGAGACCGGCCTGGACATGACCGTCTTCCCCACCGCCGGCCACCTTGTCTCCTGGGCGAAACTCTCCCCACGCACCATCCAGTCCGGCGGGAAGAACACCTCCGGGCCGACGGGCAAGGGCAATCCCTGGCTCCGGGGAGCCCTGGGCTAG
- a CDS encoding DUF3375 domain-containing protein: MELDYDRLVALRKQSAAWRLLKADNAALMLSFFNKVFVEQGARSIAGAELVERLDDELFALNGRLGQGTFPKSAKAYLDDWSGQGNGWLRKYYPPDLDEPHYDATAAVEKAIAWVRSLEERSFVGTESRLNTIFDLLRQMTFGTETDPEARLAELMRRRHEIDQEIERVAAGEVDVLDSAALRDRYQQVTTTAHGLLADFREVEANFRDLDRDLRSKIAAWDGAKGELLDEVLGSRESIAESDQGRTFQAFYDFLLAPSRQDELKTLLAAVEAMEAIGEPDPRMRRMARDWLEAAERTQNTVRQLSDQLRRFLDDQVRSEDRRVLHLVRGIETQALALRDVPGVNLVAEIDAAAPAIALPMERPLYTPLVKAPIDSTGIEAGDEEFTADALFEAVYVDPARLTAAVHHALGSRTQVSLAETLREHPLEQGLAELVAYFALPEDGFTTVFDDHRQEEITWTGEGDVQQVATVPVVTFARTSPGIAWVSSPKEGR, translated from the coding sequence ATGGAGTTGGACTACGACCGTCTGGTCGCCCTACGCAAGCAGAGCGCTGCTTGGCGGCTGCTGAAGGCCGACAACGCCGCGCTGATGTTGAGCTTCTTCAACAAGGTGTTCGTCGAGCAGGGAGCGCGCTCGATTGCGGGTGCGGAGCTTGTTGAACGGCTGGACGACGAGCTGTTCGCACTCAACGGTCGGCTGGGGCAGGGCACGTTTCCCAAGTCCGCGAAGGCGTATCTTGACGACTGGTCGGGGCAGGGAAACGGCTGGCTGCGCAAGTACTACCCGCCGGATTTGGACGAGCCGCACTATGACGCTACGGCTGCGGTTGAGAAGGCAATCGCGTGGGTCCGGTCGCTGGAGGAGCGTTCGTTCGTCGGTACGGAGTCGCGTCTGAACACGATCTTCGATCTGCTGCGGCAGATGACGTTCGGCACCGAAACCGACCCCGAAGCGCGGCTGGCGGAGCTCATGCGGCGACGGCATGAAATCGATCAGGAAATCGAGCGTGTTGCAGCCGGCGAGGTGGACGTCCTGGACAGCGCGGCGCTGCGGGACCGTTACCAGCAGGTGACGACGACGGCGCATGGGCTGCTGGCCGACTTCCGCGAGGTCGAGGCGAACTTCCGGGACCTCGACCGAGACCTGCGGAGCAAGATCGCCGCGTGGGACGGGGCCAAGGGCGAACTCCTGGATGAGGTGCTGGGTAGCCGCGAGAGCATCGCGGAGTCGGACCAGGGGCGGACCTTCCAGGCGTTCTACGACTTCCTCCTCGCTCCGAGCCGTCAGGACGAACTCAAGACGCTTCTGGCCGCGGTTGAGGCCATGGAGGCGATCGGCGAGCCCGATCCGCGGATGCGTCGCATGGCCCGGGACTGGCTGGAGGCCGCCGAACGCACCCAGAACACGGTGCGGCAACTGTCGGATCAGCTGCGCCGGTTCCTGGACGACCAGGTGCGCTCGGAAGACCGCCGCGTCCTGCACCTGGTGCGCGGGATCGAGACGCAGGCTCTAGCCCTGCGCGACGTGCCGGGTGTGAATCTCGTCGCCGAGATCGATGCGGCAGCCCCGGCCATCGCCCTGCCGATGGAACGGCCCTTGTACACGCCGCTGGTCAAGGCGCCCATCGACAGCACCGGCATCGAGGCGGGGGACGAGGAGTTCACCGCCGACGCCTTGTTCGAGGCCGTGTATGTGGATCCCGCTCGGCTCACGGCCGCGGTGCATCACGCTCTGGGCTCGCGCACACAGGTGTCCTTGGCCGAGACGCTGCGTGAGCATCCCCTGGAGCAGGGGCTTGCCGAACTGGTCGCCTACTTCGCGCTACCGGAAGACGGATTCACCACCGTGTTCGACGACCACCGCCAAGAAGAGATCACATGGACCGGTGAGGGCGACGTTCAGCAAGTCGCCACCGTGCCCGTGGTCACTTTTGCTCGCACCAGCCCCGGCATCGCCTGGGTCTCCAGCCCGAAGGAGGGGCGATGA
- a CDS encoding DUF4194 domain-containing protein: MTTPATPTPQQPYSLSLPVNQLLKGPVFRDQHERAWDALLHHSAGVKDYIDVMGLRVVIDEMEGYAFLQSKPEDEDDARDPRMAPPRLMPRRSLSYPVSLLVVLLRKRLAEFDTGADGTRLMITRDEMVEMIRMFLPAGSNEARLVDQIDGHINKVVDLQFLRRARGQEQLFEVQRIIKAFVDGQWLADFDTNLAQYAATHTSQETQQ, from the coding sequence ATGACCACACCTGCCACCCCCACCCCGCAGCAGCCGTATTCCCTCTCGCTGCCGGTCAACCAGCTACTCAAGGGCCCGGTCTTCCGCGACCAGCATGAGCGGGCCTGGGATGCCCTGCTGCATCACAGTGCCGGCGTGAAGGACTACATCGACGTCATGGGGCTGCGGGTGGTGATCGACGAGATGGAGGGCTACGCCTTCCTCCAGTCCAAACCCGAGGACGAAGACGATGCCCGCGATCCCCGCATGGCGCCGCCGCGGCTGATGCCCCGCCGCTCGCTGTCCTACCCCGTCAGTCTGCTGGTCGTGCTGCTGCGCAAGCGGCTCGCCGAATTCGACACCGGCGCCGACGGCACCCGCCTGATGATCACCCGGGACGAGATGGTCGAGATGATCCGTATGTTCCTCCCGGCCGGCAGCAACGAGGCACGCTTGGTCGACCAGATCGACGGCCACATCAACAAGGTGGTGGACCTGCAATTCCTGCGCCGAGCCCGCGGGCAGGAGCAGCTGTTCGAGGTGCAGCGGATCATCAAAGCCTTCGTCGACGGGCAGTGGCTCGCCGACTTCGACACGAACCTGGCCCAGTACGCGGCCACCCACACCTCTCAGGAGACGCAGCAGTGA
- a CDS encoding ATP-binding protein: MIPAQPGPASTSASTDLVAAGFRLERLEVYNWGTFDKHVWSFGLGGANALLTGDIGSGKSTLVDAITTLFMPARKIAYNKAAGAESGERSLRSYVLGHYKSERNETTGTTKPVALRKPGSYSVILGVFTNPALSATVTLGQVFWLADANATSPERLFLVADRALSVAGDFADFGTEVRALKKRLEAGDVRVHKTFPPYSKDFRRRMGIESEQALELFHQTVSMKSVGSLDDFVRSHMLEPFDAAAMTDNIISHFDALTTTYNSVQRARAQIEALTPLLEDCDAYEGLAARIEETDAQQAALRYFIAERTSVLHEAQRAEAERLLARLEGEKKAAKEELERLRGQERRWELQREGLGGGRVGELERQIKETEQQRAAQEKRARQHAALLEDAGLAPVTDQAQFTDRLEEIARAQHDVAATTQETRTALETLAVEAAQLKQQAEDLNADLLSLRSRRSNIPRKQLEVRARLSRELGIEDSALPFAGELIQVREEEQAWAGAAERLLRGFAVSLLVPGDQYARVSDWINDHNLGTKLVYFRVPDKLPPRRLPTDASTALFTKLEVREDSPFAPWLAGELERRASHACVPTMEDFRHAELAITAQGLIKGVRGRHEKNDTTRIDDRSTYVLGWTNQAKIDALLDQAGRVHGAQREMEKKKLGLGAAYEDAISRDKVLDRLTAMVDYSEIDWASAVRRITELTAEKQRLRAASGDLDELTRRLAEIADEITEQGAVYEKASQSWGRVDGERDAAERACDEALAVLDEPAADAAQAHFPALEQRLTTARMACRTAQECVQTETRLREEMTAHKHRWAKEQTRLAQTIAAQMSSFRTTYQVETSELDASVASAPGFRALHQQLVADDLPRFQDQFRTYLKTNVIREIAGFHAQLNIWADEIGDRINTINESLAGIDYNPGRYIMLKPEQTPNTEIREFTAELRACTNDVLSGNDSDLYSEEKFHQVQHLIERFKGREGHADSDRGWTKRVTDVRYWFVFSASERRREDDSEYEVYSDSGGKSGGQKEKLAYTILAASLAYQFKLDTTPSRSRTFRFVVIDEAFGRGSEESARFALDLFRRLGLQLLIVTPLQKIHVIEPYVSAVGFVDNPSGHHSRLRTLTIAQYRQERLAHTLAGLQPAAGQGG; this comes from the coding sequence GTGATCCCCGCCCAGCCTGGCCCCGCCAGCACAAGCGCCTCCACCGATCTGGTTGCGGCAGGCTTCCGACTGGAGCGTCTGGAGGTCTACAACTGGGGCACATTCGACAAGCACGTGTGGTCGTTCGGCCTCGGCGGCGCCAACGCCCTGCTGACCGGTGACATCGGTTCCGGCAAGTCCACCCTGGTGGATGCGATTACCACGCTGTTCATGCCCGCCCGCAAGATTGCCTACAACAAGGCGGCCGGCGCGGAGAGCGGCGAGCGCAGCCTGCGCTCCTACGTGCTGGGCCACTACAAGTCCGAACGCAACGAGACCACCGGGACGACCAAACCGGTGGCGCTGCGCAAGCCGGGCAGCTACTCCGTCATCCTGGGCGTGTTCACGAACCCGGCACTGTCCGCGACCGTCACGCTGGGCCAGGTGTTCTGGCTGGCGGACGCGAATGCCACCAGCCCCGAGCGGCTGTTTCTCGTCGCCGACCGGGCGCTCTCTGTCGCCGGAGACTTCGCTGACTTCGGCACCGAGGTGCGGGCGCTGAAAAAGCGTCTCGAAGCGGGCGATGTCCGCGTCCACAAGACGTTCCCGCCCTACAGCAAGGACTTCCGGCGCCGGATGGGCATCGAGTCCGAGCAGGCGCTGGAGCTCTTCCATCAGACGGTGTCGATGAAGTCGGTGGGCAGCCTGGACGACTTCGTGCGCAGTCACATGCTCGAACCATTCGATGCAGCGGCGATGACCGACAACATCATCAGCCACTTCGACGCGCTGACCACCACCTACAACTCCGTTCAGCGGGCCCGAGCCCAGATCGAGGCCCTCACTCCGCTGCTTGAGGACTGCGACGCGTACGAGGGCCTGGCCGCACGCATCGAGGAGACCGACGCCCAGCAGGCAGCCTTGCGGTACTTCATCGCCGAGCGCACGTCGGTGCTGCACGAAGCCCAGCGCGCCGAGGCGGAGCGGCTGCTCGCCCGTCTGGAGGGCGAGAAGAAGGCTGCGAAGGAGGAATTGGAGCGGCTGCGGGGCCAGGAGCGCCGGTGGGAACTGCAGCGTGAGGGCTTGGGCGGCGGGCGCGTGGGCGAACTGGAGCGTCAGATCAAGGAGACGGAGCAGCAGCGCGCCGCTCAGGAGAAGCGCGCCCGCCAGCACGCCGCCCTGCTGGAGGATGCAGGGCTGGCCCCGGTCACCGATCAGGCGCAGTTCACCGACCGCCTTGAGGAGATCGCCCGGGCCCAGCATGACGTCGCCGCGACGACACAGGAGACGCGCACGGCCCTGGAGACGCTCGCAGTTGAGGCCGCACAGTTGAAGCAGCAGGCCGAAGACCTGAACGCAGACCTGCTCAGTCTGCGCTCGCGCCGCAGCAACATCCCCCGCAAGCAGCTGGAGGTACGCGCGCGCCTGAGCCGCGAACTCGGCATCGAGGACAGTGCTCTGCCCTTTGCCGGCGAACTCATTCAGGTACGAGAGGAGGAACAGGCCTGGGCCGGAGCCGCCGAGCGGCTGCTGCGCGGCTTCGCCGTGTCCCTCCTGGTCCCCGGCGATCAGTACGCTCGCGTCTCCGACTGGATCAATGACCACAACCTGGGGACGAAGCTGGTCTACTTCCGCGTCCCGGACAAGCTCCCGCCGCGACGCCTGCCCACCGATGCGTCCACGGCGCTGTTCACCAAGCTCGAAGTGCGCGAGGACTCGCCGTTCGCCCCGTGGCTGGCCGGCGAGCTCGAACGCCGCGCCTCCCACGCCTGCGTGCCGACGATGGAGGACTTCCGGCACGCCGAACTAGCCATCACCGCACAGGGGTTGATCAAGGGGGTGCGGGGCCGCCACGAGAAGAACGACACCACCCGCATCGACGACCGCAGCACGTATGTGCTCGGCTGGACGAACCAGGCCAAGATTGATGCTCTCCTGGATCAGGCGGGACGGGTCCATGGCGCCCAGCGCGAGATGGAGAAGAAGAAGCTCGGGCTGGGAGCCGCCTACGAGGACGCCATCAGCCGTGACAAGGTCCTCGACCGGCTGACGGCGATGGTGGACTACAGCGAGATCGACTGGGCGTCCGCGGTACGGCGCATCACCGAGCTGACCGCGGAGAAGCAGCGCCTGCGAGCCGCCTCCGGCGATCTGGACGAACTCACCCGCCGCCTCGCCGAGATCGCCGACGAAATCACCGAACAGGGAGCCGTCTACGAGAAGGCCAGCCAGAGCTGGGGACGGGTCGACGGCGAGCGCGACGCCGCTGAACGCGCCTGCGACGAGGCCCTCGCGGTACTCGACGAACCGGCCGCCGACGCTGCACAGGCGCACTTTCCGGCCCTCGAACAGCGCTTGACCACCGCCCGCATGGCGTGCCGGACCGCGCAGGAGTGCGTGCAGACCGAAACCCGGCTGCGCGAGGAGATGACGGCGCACAAGCACCGCTGGGCCAAGGAGCAGACCCGCCTCGCCCAGACGATCGCCGCCCAGATGAGCTCCTTCCGCACCACCTATCAGGTCGAGACCAGCGAACTCGACGCCTCCGTCGCCTCCGCCCCCGGGTTCCGTGCGCTGCACCAGCAGCTCGTGGCCGATGACCTGCCGCGCTTCCAGGACCAGTTCCGCACCTACCTGAAGACCAACGTGATCCGCGAAATCGCCGGCTTTCACGCGCAGTTGAACATCTGGGCCGACGAGATCGGCGACCGCATCAACACCATCAACGAGTCGCTGGCCGGCATCGACTACAACCCCGGCCGCTACATCATGCTCAAGCCCGAGCAGACGCCCAACACCGAGATCCGCGAGTTCACCGCAGAACTGCGCGCCTGCACCAACGACGTCCTGTCCGGCAACGACTCCGACCTGTACTCCGAGGAAAAGTTCCACCAGGTCCAGCACCTAATCGAACGCTTCAAGGGCCGCGAAGGCCACGCGGACAGCGACCGCGGCTGGACCAAGCGCGTCACCGACGTGCGGTACTGGTTCGTCTTCAGCGCCAGCGAACGACGCCGAGAGGACGACTCGGAGTACGAGGTGTACTCCGACTCTGGCGGCAAGTCCGGCGGGCAGAAGGAGAAGCTCGCGTACACCATCCTGGCCGCTTCCCTCGCCTACCAGTTCAAACTCGACACCACCCCCAGCAGGAGCCGTACCTTCCGCTTCGTGGTCATCGACGAGGCCTTCGGACGCGGCTCGGAGGAATCCGCCCGCTTCGCCCTGGACCTCTTCAGGCGCCTGGGCCTGCAGCTCCTCATCGTCACCCCGCTGCAGAAGATCCATGTCATCGAGCCCTACGTGTCCGCCGTCGGCTTCGTCGACAACCCCAGCGGACACCACTCCCGCCTACGCACCCTGACCATCGCCCAGTACCGCCAAGAACGCCTCGCCCACACCCTGGCCGGCCTGCAGCCCGCCGCAGGACAGGGAGGTTGA
- a CDS encoding Wadjet anti-phage system protein JetD domain-containing protein, with translation MTTHQDCNWTTPQAVLERLRKRWNTGTYLTQLADGAPWESVEIPLRGPKAGDITRHYDQVLAWTESWAPSAHRHLRIEYRRLGGRLAGVNNIPDRVWIDDRDDLWRLLGVTPTVARYQTLLASARESLPALVDWMIAHPMQVLQREADWHRLQATIRWITNYRGPGVYLRQLDVPGVDTKFIERHRAILTTLLEQCLPDDRIDTGAERADFAARFRFLRKPAYLRFRILGGHSLGGFKELTVRANEFTAPPPDITTVYVVENETTYLAFPDQPHSIVIHGSGYAVTQLSALNWLHDMRLVYWGDLDTHGFTILDRLRRTFPHTQSILMNRDILLEHRSQWVKEDTPTHQPLSTLTPDEADVYDSFVDGEFGPNVRLEQERVRFHLLEDTLNEPH, from the coding sequence ATGACGACGCATCAAGACTGCAACTGGACTACGCCGCAGGCCGTCCTCGAACGCCTCCGCAAACGTTGGAACACGGGGACCTACCTCACTCAACTCGCCGACGGGGCACCCTGGGAATCCGTCGAGATCCCACTACGCGGCCCCAAGGCCGGCGACATCACCCGCCACTACGACCAAGTCCTCGCCTGGACCGAATCGTGGGCGCCCAGCGCACACCGGCACCTGCGCATCGAATACCGCCGACTCGGCGGACGACTCGCCGGCGTGAACAACATCCCCGACCGCGTCTGGATCGACGACCGCGACGACCTCTGGCGCCTACTCGGCGTCACCCCCACGGTCGCCCGCTACCAAACCCTGTTGGCCTCTGCCCGGGAATCACTGCCCGCGCTCGTCGACTGGATGATCGCCCACCCCATGCAGGTCCTCCAACGGGAAGCCGACTGGCACCGCCTACAGGCCACGATCCGCTGGATCACCAACTACCGCGGCCCAGGCGTCTACCTGCGCCAGCTCGACGTACCCGGCGTGGACACCAAGTTCATCGAACGCCACCGCGCCATCCTGACCACCCTGCTCGAACAATGCCTTCCCGACGACCGCATCGACACCGGGGCCGAACGTGCTGACTTCGCCGCCCGCTTCCGCTTCCTGCGCAAGCCCGCCTACCTGCGGTTCCGAATCCTCGGCGGCCACTCGCTGGGCGGCTTCAAGGAACTCACGGTCCGCGCCAATGAGTTCACCGCGCCCCCGCCTGACATCACGACCGTGTACGTCGTCGAGAACGAAACCACCTACCTCGCCTTCCCGGACCAGCCCCACAGCATCGTGATCCACGGCAGCGGCTACGCCGTGACCCAACTGTCCGCCCTGAACTGGCTACACGACATGCGCCTTGTGTACTGGGGCGACCTGGACACCCACGGATTCACCATCCTCGACCGGCTGCGCCGGACCTTCCCGCACACCCAGTCCATCCTGATGAACCGGGACATTCTCCTGGAACACCGCAGCCAATGGGTAAAGGAAGACACCCCCACCCACCAGCCGCTCAGCACGCTCACCCCGGACGAAGCCGATGTGTACGACAGCTTCGTGGACGGCGAGTTCGGCCCCAACGTGAGACTCGAACAAGAACGCGTCCGGTTCCACCTGCTCGAAGACACCCTCAATGAGCCCCACTAG